From the genome of Pantoea alfalfae, one region includes:
- the rnpA gene encoding ribonuclease P protein component, whose product MGKLAFPRELRLLTPTHFTFVFQQPQRAGTPQITILGRLNALGHPRIGLTVAKKHVKRAHERNRIKRLTRESFRLRQHELPSMDFVVVAKKGVADLDNRMLAEALEKLWRRHCRLARGS is encoded by the coding sequence ATGGGTAAGCTCGCATTTCCCAGGGAGTTACGTTTGTTAACTCCCACTCATTTCACTTTCGTCTTCCAGCAGCCACAACGGGCTGGCACGCCGCAAATCACTATTCTCGGCCGCCTTAACGCGCTGGGGCATCCCCGCATCGGTCTCACCGTCGCTAAAAAACATGTGAAACGCGCTCATGAACGCAACCGGATCAAGCGATTGACCCGCGAAAGCTTTCGTCTGCGTCAACATGAACTGCCGTCGATGGACTTCGTGGTGGTTGCGAAGAAGGGGGTTGCCGATCTGGATAACCGTATGCTGGCGGAAGCGTTGGAGAAATTATGGCGTCGTCACTGTCGCCTGGCGCGCGGCTCCTGA